Proteins encoded in a region of the Podospora pseudopauciseta strain CBS 411.78 chromosome 6, whole genome shotgun sequence genome:
- the MNH1 gene encoding Protein mago nashi (COG:A; EggNog:ENOG503P00Z): MSSTNEPFYIRYYSGHQGRFGHEFLEFDFRVVGDGRSATARYANNSNYRNDSLIRKEMFVSSLVVDEIKRIVKSSEIMKEDDGKWPTKNKDGRQELEIRLGNDHISFETAKIGSINDVTDSADPEGLRVFYYLVQDLKALVFSLIALHFKIKPI, encoded by the exons atgTCTTCCACAAACGAGCCATTCTATATTCGCTACTA TTctggccatcaaggtcgTTTCGGGCACGAATTCTTGG AATTCGATTTCCGCGTGGTCGGAGATGGTCGCAGTGCCACAGCCCGCTATGCAAACAACTCGAACTACAGGAATGATAGCCTCATTCGCAAAGAAA TGTTTGTAAGCTCACTAGTTGTCGATGAGATTAAGCGCATTGTCAAGTCGAGCGAAATTATGAA GGAAGATGACGGAAAGTGGCCTaccaagaacaaggacgGAAGGCAAGAGCTGGAGATTCGGCTTGGAAACGATCACATTTCCTTCGAG ACCGCCAAAATTGGCTCGATCAACGACGTAACGGATTCTGCCGACCCAGAAGGCTTGCGAGTATTTTACTACCTCGTGCAAGATCTCAAGGCCCTCGTCTTCAGTCTCATCGCCCTTCACTTCAAGATTAAACCAATCTGA
- a CDS encoding hypothetical protein (COG:U; BUSCO:EOG092648U2; EggNog:ENOG503NV7N), whose amino-acid sequence MPTPSSSAPEPQSPRSFSFSLCPDPEELLSNMPSTSHSQLPPALSPQSPESPQSPSSWHPRPPVAYETDVTMTNEPIAAQSPRSATMSPQPLSERPLPEPEFEVEGMVPVPDQPDESQKQPDQDEEMVSPENDASGGGNTGEGAVARPPNTTMGESSSRRRLRCEKQSPVVGELYEVDIWGPVGNGPRWVEDRGLVGLGHEFSLMRSIPTTPSSFLRPGSKFEGSQESERQRYDVEVEIKYVDMRESFLCGYLKIQGLTDDHPTLTTYFEGEIIGPKYGFITQHPTWGATDKIDLSHWGKFAPFRPYAKQARKGGQVLVKDMAHRENIFMRWKEHFLVPDHRVRTINGASFEGFYYICFNQVKGEVSGIYFHSKSEKFQRLELRHVPNKGCYGAVEFR is encoded by the exons ATGCCCACGCCCTCGTCGAGCGCGCCCGAACCCCAGTCGCCTCGttctttctccttctcaTTATGTCCTGATCCTGAGGAGCTGCTGTCTAACATGCCGTCCACATCCCACTCCCAACTGCCCCCAGCTCTGTCTCCGCAGTCGCCCGAGTCACCACAATCCCCCTCGAGCTGGCATCCCCGTCCCCCGGTTGCCTACGAAACAGATGTCACCATGACGAACGAACCGATTGCGGCGCAGTCTCCGCGATCAGCCACCATGTCGCCGCAGCCTCTGTCGGAGAGACCCCTTCCGGAACCAGAGTTCGAAGTCGAAGGGATGGTGCCCGTGCCAGATCAGCCAGATGAATCACAGAAGCAACCTGaccaggatgaggagatggttAGCCCTGAGAATGATgccagtggtggtggcaatACTGGTGAAGGAGCGGTCGCAAGACCACCAAACACAACAATGGGGGAATCATCGAGTAGGAGGAGATTAAGATGTGAAAAACAATCTCCGGTTGTCGGGGAGCTTTACGAGGTGGATATCTGGGGGCCAGTAGGGAACGGCCCTCGATGGGTTGAGGACAGAGGGTTAGTGGGACTGGGGCACGAGTTCTCTCTCATGAGGTCCATACCAACCACACCTTCGTCCTTCTTGCGGCCGGGAAGCAAGTTTGAGGGGTCTCAGGAATCGGAGCGACAACGGTACGATGTAGAGGTGGAAATCAAATACGTCGACATGCGCGAGTCGTTTTTGTGTGGTTATCTGAAGATTCAGG GTTTGACCGATGACCACCCAACACTTACGACCTATTTTGAAGGCGAGATTATCGGCCCCAAGTACGGCTTCATCACACAACACCCAACCTGGGGCGCAACAGACAAGATTGATCTCTCCCACTGGGGAAAGTTTGCGCCTTTCCGTCCCTATGCTAAGCAAGCGCGTAAGGGCGGTCAGGTCCTGGTCAAGGACATGGCCCATCGGGAGAACATCTTCATGCGGTGGAAAGAGCACTTTCTTGTGCCCGACCACCGGGTGAGGACGATCAACGGGGCCAGTTTTGAGGGGTTCTATTACATTTGCTTTAATCaggtgaagggggaggtgagcgGGATCTACTTTCACAGCAAGAGTGAAAA GTTTCAACGGCTAGAGCTGAGACATGTACCCAACAAGGGGTGTTATGGCGCCGTGGAGTTCAGATGA
- a CDS encoding hypothetical protein (COG:L; BUSCO:EOG09262GNE; EggNog:ENOG503NW55), giving the protein MEYLIRFSQSHETFRLPELQALAVLEGIDMEVVSYSLDSPFCIIRLPPSSPPITTTTLARRLIRRSILAMSIHELWGHGPDLASVHAAVKSTTSPLWPSYLSCSFKFTLDSYQGSRTSDQKVSIINSFSYLGFMGPIKMRHPDQEFTLHELWPFNSTPLGIPEPNHLYFTRYLGSSLRDLPKKLDLKKRKYISTTSMDAELALITANIALAGPGKLFYDPFCGTGSFPIAVAEFGAVALGSDIDGRSIRGDGREKTLKGNFEQYGLLGRLGGTFTADLTNSPIRKQELGSDGDGVRGRVFDGIVCDPPYGVREGLMVLGVRDPEKTPWVERKGREMYKQADFIPPRKPYGFLAMLDDILQFAAQTLVDNGRVAFWMPTANDEEQEMPVPSHPYLETLSVSTQVFNKWSRRLICYRRIPDKDVDSAAVKAREERILVGKTADELNPFRKAYFEGFQTPPATTGTSTPAAPATETPPPN; this is encoded by the exons ATGGAATATCTCATCCGTTTCTCCCAGTCTCACGAGACCTTCCGTCTCCCTGAGCTGCAAGCCCTAGCCGTTCTCGAAGGGATTGACATGGAAGTCGTATCCTACAGCCTAGAC TCCCCCTTCTGCATAAtccgcctccccccttcctcccctcccatcaccacaaccaccctcGCCCGCCGTCTAATCCGCCGCTCCATCCTCGCAATGTCCATCCACGAGCTCTGGGGCCATGGCCCCGACCTCGCCTCGGTCCACGCCGCCGTgaaatccaccacctcccccctctggCCCTCCTAtctctcctgctccttcaaATTCACCCTCGACTCCTACCAAGGCTCCCGCACCTCGGATCAAAAAgtctccatcatcaactccttctcctACCTCGGCTTCATGGGCCCAATCAAAATGCGCCACCCCGACCAAGAATTCACCCTCCACGAACTCTGGCCCTTCAACTCCACCCCTTTGGGAATACCAGAGCCTAACCACTTGTACTTCACCCGCTACCTCGGCTCCTCCCTCCGTGACCTACCAAAAAAACTGGATTTGAAAAAGAGGAAGTATATCTCCACCACAAGCATGGACGCCGAATTGGCGCTCATCACAGCCAATATTGCGCTTGCCGGGCCGGGGAAGTTATTTTATGATCCGTTTTGTGGGACGGGGTCGTTTCCTATCGCGGTTGCCGAGTTTGGGGCGGTGGCGTTGGGGAGTGATATTGATGGGAGGAGTATCAGGGGAGATGGGAGGGAAAAGACGCTTAAGGGGAATTTTGAGCAGTATGGGcttttggggaggttgggggggacgTTCACGGCTGATTTGACGAATAGTCCGATTAGGAAACAAGAACTAGGgagtgatggggatggggtgagggggagggtgtttgaTGGGATTGTGTGTGATCCGCCTTatggggtgagggaggggctgatggtgttgggggtgagggatcCGGAGAAGACGCCttgggtggagaggaaggggagggagatgtaCAA ACAAGCGGATTTCATCCCGCCGAGGAAACCATATGGGTTTTTGGCGATGCTGGATGACATCCTCCAATTTGCGGCTCAGACGCTTGTCGACAATGGCAGAGTGGCATTCTGGATGCCGACTGCGAACGACGAAGAACAGGAGATGCCTGTGCCGAGTCATCCTTACCTGGAAACACTCTCAGTTTCTACCCAAGTGTTCAACAAAT ggTCCCGCCGTCTAATCTGCTACCGCCGCATCCCCGACAAAGACGTCGACTCAGCAGCCGTCAAAGCCCGCGAGGAGCGCATACTAGTCGGCAAAACAGCCGACGAGCTCAATCCCTTTCGAAAAGCCTACTTTGAAGGGTTTCAAACACCCCCCGCAACAACTGGAACATCAACACCTGCTGCACCAGCAACAGAGACGCCACCCCCAAATTAA
- a CDS encoding hypothetical protein (COG:S; EggNog:ENOG503Q6XX): MLSFQQPAFYQSLKCFVTHGIMGHVDPKQPPSKGKPWTAFAAQDFVYTADLILPQEVFEVVQEELLKHDAAPQYKRIVMSLHDILSGDFYSSYIKQGNILMLSEGRRGIDNVFALRSGHLTMFLDKEAYERAGLVGKPHGVKGNRGIKPRWIVEIDLNSSSMVKGKKGYDRLIYASKNAFSGAVTWLFCNMTSTVPDPDPLATLSPTSCTSNPSITQDIDALVPILTPSTGTSEQIARDELEDFSSELYEWLALVRLQSPRILQSDSIDPYLSLYRIPNGSNPAKICKLSWRGFFSPSWTRQTLIGLFTVLPSKTWFSFSTTTFSRGLAGDNTECTFLRPPNRPGEYLMWEVRSHE; this comes from the exons ATGCTTTCTTTTCAGCAGCCAGCCTTCTACCAATCCTTAAAATGCTTCGTCACACACGGAATCATGGGCCATGTAGACCCTAAACAGCCCCCATCCAAAGGCAAGCCGTGGACTGCCTTTGCAGCTCAGGATTTTGTCTACACA GCCGATCTCATCTTGCCTCAGGAAGTTTTTGAGGTAGTCCAAGAAGAATTATTGAAGCATGACGCTGCTCCCCAGTACAAGCGGATTGTCATGTCGCTGCACGATATTCTATCTGGGGATTTTTACAGCAGTTACATCAAGCAAGGAAATATTTTGATGCTCTCtgagggaagaagagggattGACAATGTTTTTGCTTTGAGGAGTG GGCACTTGACAATGTTCCTCGACAAGGAGGCATATGAGCGAGCCGGCTTGGTGGGAAAGCCGCATGGCGTGAAAGGAAATCGGGGGATTAAGCCTCGTTGGA TTGTCGAGATCGACCTCAACAGCTCATCCATGGTCAAGGGAAAGAAGGGCTACGACAGACTGATCTATGCCAGCAAAAATGCCTTCAGTGGGGCTGTGACTTGGCTTTTCTGCAATATGACTTCCACAG TGCCTGACCCAGACCCATTggccaccctctccccaaccagcTGCACGTCTaacccatccatcacacAAGACATCGATGCTCTCGTACCGATCCTTACTCCATCAACAGGCACATCTGAGCAAATCGCCAGGGATGAGCTCGAGGACTTCTCATCCGAACTGTATGAATGGCTTGCTCTGGTCAGACTACAGAGTCCTCGCATTCTACAAAGTGACAGCATCGACCCGTACCTGTCATTATACCGCATCCCAAATGGGAGTAATCCGGCCAAAATCTGCAAGCTCAGTTGGCGAGGATTTTTCTCCCCATCGTGGACCCGTCAGACCTTGATCGGCCTCTTCACagtcctcccctccaaaacGTGGTTCTCTTTCAGTACAACCACCTTTTCAAGAGGCCTTGCCGGGGACAACACTGAGTGTACCTTTCTCCGACCGCCAAACCGGCCAGGGGAGTATCTCATGTGGGAAGTCAGGAGTCATGAGTGA
- a CDS encoding hypothetical protein (COG:S; EggNog:ENOG503Q39P; BUSCO:EOG09265313) yields the protein MSPNPYLLAADNPQALLELLRENPSIAVSQDEHGYSLVHAAASYNHFDLLRSLINEFKVPVDIKDEDGETALFVVETLEAARILVEELKLDTKITNDEGQTAREKIEAEEEFPEVAEYLAGLEGANGVANGTELPPAPQGLRVTVGTMDEAEAGEQQPDPEFRRRIEELAARDDIHTPEGQAALRQLVEEAIGGEGLAEERSVRPRQD from the coding sequence ATGTCCCCTAACCCCtacctcctcgccgccgacaaCCCGCAGGccctccttgagctcctccgCGAGAACCCCTCCATTGCCGTGAGCCAGGACGAGCACGGATACTCTCTCGTACACGCTGCCGCCAGCTACAACCATTTCGACCTCCTCCGGAGCTTGATCAACGAATTCAAGGTCCCAGTCGATATCAAAGACGAAGATGGTGAAACAGCCTTGTTTGTGGTTGAGACACTGGAAGCGGCTCGCATCCTAGTCGAAGAGCTGAAGCTCGACACCAAGATCACAAACGACGAAGGCCAAACCGCCAGAGAAAAGATcgaggctgaagaagaatTCCCAGAGGTTGCCGAGTATCTCGCTGGTTTAGAGGGCGCCAACGGGGTAGCTAATGGCACAGAATTGCCGCCTGCGCCCCAAGGGTTGAGGGTTACTGTTGGTACAATGGATGAGGCCGAGGCGGGCGAACAACAACCAGACCCTGAGTTCAGGAGAAGGATAGAGGAGCTGGCCGCCAGAGACGATATCCACACACCTGAGGGCCAAGCAGCTTTGCGCCAGCTTGTTGAGGAAGCcattggtggagagggcctGGCTGAGGAGAGAAGTGTCCGCCCGAGACAGGACTAA
- the trl1 gene encoding tRNA ligase (EggNog:ENOG503NUZY; BUSCO:EOG09261IBJ; COG:J), protein MTDMVDNPLSLKYKASTDYAKDAVDMKVPYISQDPQQIAGLLRGLDDGAKKGKGRSGFHVKKTKYAVAASPIKATVDSWRFQEWDYKRRDLPTYARGLFTTKRQDGTPEIVIRGYDKFFNCGEVRETDWDNILSRTKGPYELTLKENGCIIFISGLEDDTLLVCSKHSTGDRQDAEHSHASVGEKHIERQLQRIGKTKEDLARELRRRNATAVAELCDDNFEEHILAYGPDKAGLYLHGINLNLPEFFTYPSQLVQKFAEDWGFVKTGLIMIDDIKEVKAFLEEVAETGAHDGRDVEGFVIRCKMSHDPTKQPFMDWFFKYKFEEPYLMYRQWRECTKSLISGKQPRIKKHVKITEEYLLYARKRLAADRNLGKLYQQNHGIIKLRNDFLEFKQMKGSDAANFEELHGNGGLTEVTRDVIVVPIATIGCGKTTIGVALTKLFGWGHIQNDNITGPKRPPRFTKALLDELDEAPAVFADRNNAQKHERKQLITDVKLQHTNARLVALHFVHNDVENIRKITRDRVLIRGDNHQTIQAATDMGKVVGIMEGFLHRFEPCDPEKEPDAGFDAVIDLDPTVGSRANLEIVIKELHRLYPKLVTEVPPPDAMDEAIKAALEGYTPDLRHNIPDRSNNKGKKPHQQINPITGRQIKKKPLEYMSVDVQTKDVLDALEKAFASVGNEQAKFYKMLQGQRRIQAKFHVTLMHRAGAKENKELWDRYVAVHEADGQIHDDGRLGEMEVQLERVVFDERVMAIVVRLVPGEGDVITVMGKDGKEETKQKWECVNRVAHITVGTRSDGIKPKESNDLLKRWLEVGSGEGTGIGEVVLEGRPGLKGVVRGVLSR, encoded by the coding sequence ATGACGGATATGGTAGATAACCCACTTTCGCTCAAATACAAGGCTTCGACCGACTACGCCAAAGATGCAGTCGACATGAAAGTCCCATACATCAGCCAAGATCCCCAGCAGATCGCTGGCCTTCTCCGCGGCCTCGATGACGGTGCCAAAAAGGGCAAGGGAAGGAGCGGCTTCCACGTCAAGAAGACAAAGTACGCCGTTGCCGCCTCGCCAATCAAGGCGACAGTAGACTCGTGGAGATTTCAGGAGTGGGACTACAAGCGAAGAGATCTCCCAACCTACGCTCGCGGCCTGTTCACCACCAAACGACAGGACGGCACCCCGGAAATCGTCATTCGGGGGTACGACAAGTTTTTCAACTGCGGCGAGGTACGCGAGACGGATTGGGACAATATTCTGAGCAGAACCAAGGGCCCATATGAGCTCACGCTGAAAGAAAACGGAtgcatcatcttcatcagcGGGCTTGAGGACGACACACTTCTTGTCTGCAGCAAACACTCGACTGGAGACCGGCAGGATGCTGAGCACAGCCACGCCAGCGTTGGCGAGAAGCATATCGAGAGACAGTTGCAGCGTATTGGAAAAACCAAGGAGGACCTGGCCAGGGAactgagaagaaggaacgccactgctgttgctgagctTTGCGATGACAACTTTGAGGAGCATATTTTGGCCTACGGGCCGGACAAGGCCGGTCTTTACCTTCACggcatcaacctcaaccttccTGAATTCTTCACCTACCCTTCGCAGCTTGTCCAGAAGTTCGCCGAGGACTGGGGCTTCGTCAAGACGGGGCTCATCATGATTGACGATATCAAGGAGGTCAAAGCTTTCCTCGAGGAGGTTGCCGAAACCGGAGCACATGATGGGCGTGACGTGGAGGGCTTTGTCATTCGCTGCAAGATGAGCCACGATCCTACGAAGCAACCTTTTATGGATTGGTTCTTCAAGTATAAGTTCGAGGAGCCCTATCTGATGTACCGCCAGTGGAGAGAGTGCACCAAGTCTCTGATCTCGGGGAAGCAGCCGAGGATCAAGAAGCACGTCAAGATCACTGAGGAGTATCTTTTGTACGCCCGCAAGAGGTTGGCCGCTGATCGAAACTTGGGCAAGCTCTACCAGCAGAACCATGGCATCATCAAGCTGAGAAACGACTTCCTCGAGTTCAAGCAGATGAAGGGGTCTGATGCCGCCAATTTTGAGGAATTGCACGGCAACGGAGGGCTCACCGAGGTGACACGAGATGTCATTGTTGTTCCGATCGCTACTATTGGATGTGGTAAGACGACTATCGGAGTTGCTCTCACCAAGCTCTTCGGCTGGGGTCACATCCAGAATGACAACATCACCGGTCCCAAGCGCCCTCCACGTTTCACCAAGGCTCTCCTTGACGAGCTTGACGAGGCCCCTGCCGTCTTTGCCGACCGCAACAACGCCCAGAAGCATGAGCGCAAGCAGTTGATCACGGATGTCAAGCTTCAGCACACCAATGCCAGGCTTGTGGCTCTCCACTTTGTCCACAACGACGTCGAAAACATCCGAAAAATTACCCGGGACCGCGTGCTCATCCGTGGCGACAACCACCAGACCATCCAGGCTGCCACGGACATGGGCAAGGTAGTCGGTATCATGGAGGGATTCCTCCACCGGTTTGAGCCCTGCGATCCAGAGAAGGAGCCAGATGCCGGTTTCGACGCCGTGATTGACCTCGACCCTACCGTCGGAAGCAGAGCCAACCTCGAGATTGTCATCAAGGAGCTTCACCGTCTCTACCCCAAGCTTGTCACTGAggttcctcctcctgatGCTATGGATGAGGCCATCAAGGCTGCTCTGGAGGGGTATACTCCTGATCTGAGACACAACATCCCCGATCgctccaacaacaagggcAAGAAGCCTCACCAACAGATCAACCCTATTACTGGCAGgcagatcaagaagaagcctcTCGAGTACATGTCTGTCGACGTCCAGACCAAGGATGTGCTGGACGCGCTGGAGAAGGCTTTCGCCTCGGTGGGCAACGAGCAGGCAAAGTTTTACAAGATGCTTCAGGGCCAGAGGAGGATCCAGGCCAAGTTCCACGTTACGTTGATGCACCGCGCTGGAGCCAAGGAGAATAAAGAACTTTGGGATCGGTATGTAGCTGTTCATGAGGCGGATGGGCAGATTCATGACGATGGGAggctgggggagatggaggttcAGCTTGAGAGGGTGGTCTTTGATGAGAGGGTTATGGCGATTGTGGTTAGGCTGGTgcctggggagggggatgtgatTACTGTTATggggaaggatgggaaggaggagacgaaGCAGAAGTGGGAGTGTGTAAACAGGGTTGCGCATATTACTGTTGGCACGAGGAGCGATGGGATTAAGCCGAAGGAGTCGAATGATttgttgaagaggtggttggaggtggggagtggggaggggacggggattggggaggtggttttggaggggaggCCGGGGTTGAAGGGTGTCGTGCGGGGGGTGCTTTCTAGGTAG
- the TRP4 gene encoding anthranilate phosphoribosyltransferase (EggNog:ENOG503NWSM; BUSCO:EOG09262N10; COG:E) produces MSSQTAPAELPPVDIKPLLSRLWPVGHPDTVSPDEIANAISYFFTNQVSDVQAGSLLMCLHFTGLDRQAEVLSRTAQAMLKSAAKIDVDELRNVVDSRRRPEGDYQGGLVDIVGTGGDSHNTFNISTTSSILASSILLIAKHGNKASTSKSGSADLLNCMTPLPPKISLITPSTISLLYSRSNYGFLFAPVFHPGMKYVAPIRRQLPWRTIFNLVGPLANPTDISSPPLLEARMIGVARKDIGPVFASALVMAGAKKAMVVCGDEELDEISCAGETLCWRIVDGKTENFRLHPRDFGLPAHPLSEVSPGKEPQENAAILTRILNGEVPDDDPILHFVLINTAALFVVAGVTEAETSDMGYGDDGKVITERGPGGGRWKEGVRRARWAVKSGEAARQWARFVEVTNSFPEE; encoded by the exons ATGTCGTCGCAAACAGCCCCCGCCGAGCTCCCCCCAGTCGACATTAAACCTCTTCTCTCTCGACTCTGGCCAGTAGGCCACCCAGACACCGTCTCCCCCGACGAGATCGCCAATGCCATCTCCtacttcttcaccaaccaaGTCTCCGATGTCCAAGCCGGCTCCCTCCTCATGTGCCTGCACTTCACCGGCCTCGACCGCCAAGCAGAAGTGCTCTCCAGGACGGCGCAAGCCATGTTGAAATCAGCCGCCAAAATCGACGTAGATGAGCTTCGCAACGTAGTCGACTCCCGCCGGCGACCAGAAGGCGACTACCAAGGAGGCCTT gtCGACATAGTCGGCACAGGAGGCGACTCCCACAACACATTcaacatctccaccacctcctccatcctcgcctcctccatcctcctcatcgccaaACACGGCAACAaagcctccacctccaaatcCGGCTCGGCCGACCTCCTCAACTGCATgactcccctcccccccaaaatctccctcatcaccccctccaccattTCTCTTCTGTATTCCCGTTCCAACTACGGCTTCCTCTTCGCCCCGGTATTCCACCCAGGAATGAAATACGTCGCCCCCATCCGCCGCCAGCTCCCCTGGAGAACAATCTTCAACCTTGTCGGCCCCCTAGCAAACCCAACTgacatctcctccccccccctcctcgaaGCACGCATGATCGGTGTAGCGCGTAAAGATATCGGTCCTGTCTTCGCCTCTGCCTTGGTTATGGCCGGAGCAAAAAAGGCAATGGTTgtttgtggtgatgaggagctAGATGAGATTTCTTGTGCGGGGGAGACGCTCTGCTGGAGGATTGTGGACGGGAAGACGGAAAATTTCCGGTTGCATCCGCGAGACTTCGGGCTGCCAGCTCACCCGCTTAGTGAGGTCTCTCCGGGCAAGGAACCGCAGGAGAATGCGGCGATTTTGACGAGGATTCTGAACGGGGAGGTGCCGGATGATGATCCTATTTTGCATTTTGTGCTGATCAACACGGCGGcgttgtttgttgttgcggGGGTTACCGAGGCGGAGACGAGTGATATGGGGTATGGGGATGACGGGAAGGTCATTACTGAAAGGGggccgggaggggggaggtggaaggaagGAGTTAGAAGGGCGAGGTGGGCGGTCAAGAGCGGGGAGGCGGCGAGGCAGTGGGCGAGGTTTGTCGAGGTTACAAACTCGTTTCCCGAAGAGTAG
- a CDS encoding hypothetical protein (EggNog:ENOG503NYM1; COG:J), which translates to MPPRLRCTASARGLTAVVKPSRPSAALLRPSTPAVTSAARQYATVSRGLSLPDDYVPPTKPPTARPGETRKAQLLRTYTSLLRTTPVVLLFQHNNLTAEEWIAVRRELKAALDAVPATGDASADIASKAKIQVVRTSIFDVAMKLVEFFDPSKVEPTSAPTATGKRVKVTYNHDLSKAAWKAVKSVTMGETKIPETSTYAQLSALMVGPVAAFTLPSVSPQHLAAALSILAPSPPQFPAPTRKKNPGYHEPITQSALQKLLLIGARIEDKAFDMEGVKWVGGIDNGLDGLRAQLVHMLQSAGMGLTSTLEGAGKALWLTMESRRTVLEEEQNAQVPTPVGLTGCLPCARQPPQLNAAQQRNTSFLWCEGDFP; encoded by the exons ATGCCACCAAGATTACGATGCACAGCGTCGGCCCGCGGCCTGACTGCTGTTGTCAAACCCTCCAGACCATCTGCTGCTCTCCTGCgcccatcaaccccagcaGTGACCTCGGCCGCCAGACAATATGCGACGGTATCTAGAGGCCTGAGCCTCCCCGACGACTATGTCCCTCCCACAAAACCGCCCACGGCCCGTCCTGGCGAGACCCGGAAGGCCCAGCTACTCCGAACATatacctccctcctccgcaccACCCCCGTGGTTCTCCTGTTCCAACACAATAACCTGACTGCCGAGGAATGGATTGCTGTTAGACGGGAACTCAAGGCCGCTCTTGACGCTGTACCAGCTACGGGAGATGCGTCTGCCGATATAGCCTCCAAGGCTAAGATCCAGGTCGTCAGAACAAGTATCTTCGATGTCGCCATGAAGCTGGTCGAGTTCTTCGATCCCTCGAAAGTCGAGCCCACCTCTGCTCCTACTGCTACCGGCAAGAGGGTAAAGGTCACGTACAACCACGATCTTTCCAAGGCTGCCTGGAAGGCCGTCAAGAGTGTCACCATGGGCGAGACTAAGATTCCCGAAACCTCCACATACGCTCAGCTTTCGGCTCTTATGGTCGGTCCTGTGGCAGCGTTCACTCTCCCATCTGTCTCGCCTCAAcatcttgctgctgccctcAGCATTCTCGCCCCCAGCCCTCCACAGTTCCCTGCGCCAACAAGAAAGAAGAACCCCGGTTATCATGAACCTATCACCCAAAGCGCCCTGCAGAAGCTGCTGCTCATTGGTGCCCGGATTGAGGACAAGGCGTTTGATATGGAGGGCGTCAAGTGGGTTGGTGGCATCGACAATGGTCTGGATGGTCTGCGTGCCCAGCTTGTGCACATGCTCCAGAGCGCGGGCATGGGTCTCACCTCGACGCTCGAGGGTGCGGGCAAGGCGCTCTGGCTCACGATGGAGAGCAGGAGAActgtgttggaggaggagcagaacG CTCAGGTGCCTACCCCGGTCGGCTTAACCGGATGCCTTCCTTGCGCGcgtcaacccccccagcTCAATGCGGCTCAGCAACGCAACACCAGCTTCTTGTGGTGCGAGGGTGATTTCCCTTGA
- a CDS encoding hypothetical protein (EggNog:ENOG503P3UV) — translation MDFAPYQSSPPEHTRSPSNSTTAGSPRTSLDTTRRGAFSPSNYQHRPPANSPPPLQHPQPQRAWSGDNVGRYQSPLAANVWTSGDSYQNETGNGVASSAMGDYFSSLGAREGMVSEFDTSLGLRLDYEACLAYLAFPPLGGILLLILERKSDYVRFHAWQSSLLFTGLFVLHLLFSWSSFLSWVMFLGDLVLIGWLVLNAYRDADTLDRYEVPIVGRIASRILDDE, via the exons atGGACTTTGCACCCTATCAGTCCTCCCCACCAGAGCACACCCGCTCCCCatccaacagcaccaccgctGGGTCACCGAGAACGTCACTCGACACAACACGCAGGGGAGCGTTTTCCCCGTCCAACTACCAACACCGTCCACCAGCGAACTCACCCCCGCCGCTTCAGCACCCACAGCCGCAGAGGGCGTGGAGCGGGGATAATGTAGGGCGATATCAGAGTCCGCTGGCGGCAAACGTCTGGACGAGCGGTGATTCGTATCAGAACGAGACCGGGAACGGGGTGGCGTCGAGCGCGATGGGGGATTACTTTAGCAGTCTGGGGGcaagggaggggatggtaTCGGAGTTTGATACgagcttggggttgaggCTGGATTATGAGGCTTGTCTGGCGTATTTGGCGTTTCCGCCGCTGGGGGGGATATTGCTGTTgattttggagaggaagagtgATTACGTCCGGTTTCATGCGTGGCAGTCGAGTTTGCTTTTCACGGGGCTGTTTGTCCTGCATTTGCTGTTTAGCTGGTCGAGTTTCTTGAGCTGGGTGATGTTTTTGGGGGATTTGGTATTGAttgggtggttggtgttgaatGCGTATCGGGATGCTGATACGCTGGATAG GTATGAGGTGCCGATTGTTGGACGGATAGCGAGCAGGATTCTCGATGATGAGTGA